The Ziziphus jujuba cultivar Dongzao chromosome 3, ASM3175591v1 region CTGTACCAATTTCAGGATGTTGTCATAAATGTGTATACTCGATCTCAGAATCTCGGCCACTGATGCAAAATTACCATCCAAAATTACCATACCGAAGCTTTTCTTGCCAACTTCTTCGTCATGCCTCGAATTCCCATGGAGATTCCTATATGAGCTTCTAACGATGCCAATACATCATTTGTGCTATACCCAGAGACTGCAATGATGTTATATCTTTCCTTCAATGTTTTCACCATTAGTAGTTTATCTTCAGGAGATGAGCATGCCATGACTCGGATTTTGTCAACTTCATTCATTCTTCTAATTAGAGAGTAGCCTCGGAGCTCCTCACCTGTTATTACTGCTCCGTCCTCATCTGGATCCACTAGTATTCCactttctctgtctctgtctttCGCCGCGGAAACATCGTCTTCGGTGATCATCTTGACATCTACTCCTGCATCCTGGCAACCTTCCATGGCCTCTTTCATTTCTGGACGACATGGGTATTTCACACCAACCAATGCTAATAGTACCGGGCCATCTTGTTTTAGCGTTTTATGATTTCCTTTCGTGACATAATTGTGTGCAAAAGTGATGCAATGGAGGCCACTATCCTTCATACCTCGAATGATTCTTTGGAATTCCACTTTTTGTATATCAACAAGATCGTTGATGGTTCCACAAATGTCATAGTAGCAGGAACACATTTCTAGAATCATATCTGCTTCTCCTTTCCAACGAACATGCTGCACTGTGCTGTCTACCTCTTCTATCCTCTTCATCAGAACCCCACTTCGTTTCTTCTGAGAATCGAAAGCGGTGTTGTTAAGAATTGCTTTATCTGTTGGAGTACAATTTCTAGCACTACTTGTGTTCAGAGCAATTCCCTCTcctagaaaaattttaaaacaattagaaGCGTTTGAAAGGTAAGCTTCCACTTCCAAAGAGTACTTTCCCACCCAAAACTTTTTTACCTCCATTTGGTTCATGGTGAGAGTGCCCGTTTTGTTGGTACAAATGGTGGTGACAAATGCCATATTCTCACGATCGGAGAGCTCACTCACCATTTCCACGTTAACCATCATTCTCTTCTTTGAATAGAAACTGGTAACTGGCACGCT contains the following coding sequences:
- the LOC107423079 gene encoding calcium-transporting ATPase 12, plasma membrane-type-like; translation: MCEIVVGDVVCLKTGDEVPADGLLVEGNNLQVEDVDQCGETVQVDPDENPFLFYGSIVVNSEHNECKMMVTTVGMKAKWCKMMSQENCDSSENSTVQGRVHNLTLPICLKVSLPIASIGFLVFLIRYFIGNAKDVNGDQEFNHSHLLDFVGTAFTIVAFTIAESLRLSVPVTSFYSKKRMMVNVEMVSELSDRENMAFVTTICTNKTGTLTMNQMEVKKFWVGKYSLEVEAYLSNASNCFKIFLGEGIALNTSSARNCTPTDKAILNNTAFDSQKKRSGVLMKRIEEVDSTVQHVRWKGEADMILEMCSCYYDICGTINDLVDIQKVEFQRIIRGMKDSGLHCITFAHNYVTKGNHKTLKQDGPVLLALVGVKYPCRPEMKEAMEGCQDAGVDVKMITEDDVSAAKDRDRESGILVDPDEDGAVITGEELRGYSLIRRMNEVDKIRVMACSSPEDKLLMVKTLKERYNIIAVSGYSTNDVLASLEAHIGISMGIRGMTKKLARKASFELTLNLAALAIFFLSTGLAGEIPLNSTLVLWLNLIINTQASMALTTEKPSHGIEKKIHQETCG